The following proteins are co-located in the Armatimonadota bacterium genome:
- the rnhC gene encoding ribonuclease HIII, producing MDGGHIGVDESGKGDFFGPLVVAGCYVSPEMERDLPDVQDCKKISDAKIHAVAEQIKRTCPNTVLVVMPKRYNEIYSDLKNLNTLLEWGHAKVIEEVLKLQPAKLAISDQFAKPAGLREKLKRKGLDIVLRSEVRAESDIAVAAASVLARAEFLNRLAELSDEFGIKLPKGATNVIGTGKQFVRDFGPDKLGEIAKLHFKTTRQVLNS from the coding sequence ATGGATGGCGGGCATATTGGAGTGGATGAGAGTGGTAAAGGCGACTTTTTTGGGCCGTTAGTCGTTGCGGGATGCTATGTTTCGCCCGAAATGGAGCGCGACCTTCCGGATGTGCAGGATTGCAAGAAGATCTCTGACGCAAAAATCCACGCGGTTGCCGAGCAGATCAAGCGAACGTGCCCAAACACGGTCTTGGTCGTCATGCCCAAACGTTACAACGAGATTTATTCGGACCTTAAGAATTTGAACACGCTGCTGGAGTGGGGGCACGCGAAGGTCATCGAAGAAGTGCTCAAGCTTCAACCCGCCAAACTCGCCATCAGCGACCAATTTGCCAAGCCTGCGGGCCTGCGGGAAAAGCTCAAACGAAAAGGGCTGGACATCGTTTTGCGGTCCGAAGTCCGGGCCGAGAGCGACATCGCAGTAGCAGCGGCGAGCGTTTTGGCACGAGCGGAATTCCTGAACCGGTTGGCCGAACTTAGCGATGAGTTCGGCATCAAACTCCCCAAAGGAGCAACCAACGTCATCGGCACGGGCAAGCAGTTCGTGCGCGATTTTGGCCCGGACAAGCTGGGCGAGATCGCGAAGCTACACTTCAAGACCACGCGGCAAGTTCTGAATTCATAA
- a CDS encoding ATP-grasp domain-containing protein: MSAPFDLGILGGGQLGRMTIQAAQRMGLRCLSYDPSPEAPAGQIAPLVNGPFDNPELMAQVFSQCARVTIENEFIPASALKKAIQLAGRTPDCLVPGLEAIATIQDKLLQRQKLIAAGVPSPEAVPLDGDGTLAISKIGFPMVLKSRFGGYDGKGTRFVEDTDEFDLYRNLWQSGGGWLAEQKVDFKRELAVMVVAAPNGISVYPTMETRQVNHVCDTVSPVDADGSAVAIAAIRALGCIGLFGVELFETQSGEILVNEIAPRPHNSGHYTLDWGGASQFEQHVRIALGLPPAPIDGYPTSMANLLGQETQIDYRAGLGAALIKDPGCFVHWYGKSNRPGRKVGHINASGLDSLNRVIEARNTFYSAWAPKDSTQDS, encoded by the coding sequence ATGAGCGCGCCGTTTGACCTAGGAATTTTGGGTGGAGGCCAGTTGGGCCGAATGACGATCCAGGCCGCTCAGCGAATGGGCTTGCGATGCCTCAGCTACGACCCGAGTCCCGAAGCTCCAGCTGGACAAATCGCTCCTTTGGTCAACGGTCCGTTTGATAACCCAGAACTCATGGCCCAGGTCTTCAGCCAGTGCGCCCGGGTGACCATCGAAAACGAGTTCATTCCGGCATCTGCACTCAAAAAGGCGATTCAATTGGCGGGAAGAACGCCGGATTGCTTGGTTCCTGGTCTGGAGGCGATCGCGACTATACAAGACAAATTGCTCCAGCGCCAGAAGCTCATCGCCGCAGGCGTACCCTCGCCAGAGGCAGTACCACTCGATGGTGACGGGACGCTCGCCATCAGCAAGATCGGTTTTCCGATGGTACTCAAGTCCCGATTTGGCGGCTACGATGGCAAGGGAACACGGTTTGTCGAAGACACAGACGAGTTCGATCTCTACCGCAATCTTTGGCAATCGGGCGGTGGTTGGCTGGCTGAGCAGAAAGTGGATTTCAAACGCGAACTTGCCGTGATGGTTGTGGCCGCGCCAAATGGAATTTCGGTGTATCCGACGATGGAAACGCGGCAAGTCAATCACGTCTGCGATACGGTTTCTCCGGTGGATGCTGACGGCTCAGCGGTTGCGATTGCAGCAATCCGGGCGCTCGGCTGTATCGGGCTCTTTGGCGTCGAATTGTTCGAGACTCAATCCGGCGAAATCTTGGTCAACGAAATCGCGCCAAGACCGCACAATTCGGGCCACTACACCTTGGATTGGGGCGGCGCGAGCCAGTTCGAACAGCATGTCCGAATCGCGCTAGGACTGCCTCCCGCGCCGATTGATGGTTATCCGACGAGCATGGCAAATCTGCTTGGGCAAGAAACCCAGATCGACTACCGCGCCGGGCTTGGTGCAGCGTTGATCAAAGACCCAGGCTGCTTTGTGCATTGGTACGGAAAATCGAATCGGCCAGGAAGAAAGGTCGGGCACATCAACGCATCGGGACTGGACTCCCTTAACCGAGTTATTGAGGCAAGAAACACTTTTTATTCGGCTTGGGCACCCAAAGATTCGACCCAAGATAGTTAA
- a CDS encoding heavy-metal-associated domain-containing protein produces the protein MKTVELKIVGMSCNGCVKHATEALNGVDGVISARVSLPNKGVVSMNDDTALEAIIEALIEALDQEGYTATPAEAS, from the coding sequence ATGAAAACGGTTGAATTGAAGATTGTTGGAATGTCGTGCAACGGCTGTGTGAAGCATGCCACCGAGGCGCTCAACGGGGTTGATGGCGTGATCAGCGCGCGAGTTTCGCTTCCAAACAAGGGCGTGGTTTCGATGAACGACGATACAGCGCTGGAAGCGATCATCGAAGCGCTCATCGAAGCGCTCGATCAAGAGGGCTACACCGCCACCCCAGCAGAAGCCAGCTAA